A genomic segment from Pseudoduganella chitinolytica encodes:
- a CDS encoding MlaD family protein: MSEPTPPVSPAPAEPAPVRNAEFKAALLLVLMVALLAGAALYLMYARGAFEPTQRLVLTADDSEGVTVGMDVTFAGFPIGRVQRIELSTEGKARVLVDVPKKDAHWLRTTSIFTLEKGIVGGAKLRAFTGIPTDPPLPPGAERGLLVGDAAAEIPKLLAAARDVLANVAALTAEESALGSSLKNVQGVTEKLNGPGGAMGLIAGEDRKARELLANANSLIVRADRLVGNADSKVFGKDGVATDAQAAIVQLNGLLADARNSLKKMDAVLVEAQAVGKNARVATEDLGALRADIDSNLRRIEQLVNEINRKWPFKRETEIKLP, from the coding sequence ATGAGCGAACCGACTCCTCCCGTTTCCCCTGCCCCGGCCGAACCCGCGCCGGTCCGCAACGCCGAATTCAAGGCCGCGCTGCTGCTGGTGCTGATGGTCGCGCTGCTGGCCGGCGCCGCCCTGTACCTGATGTACGCGCGCGGCGCGTTCGAGCCCACCCAGCGCCTGGTGCTGACGGCCGACGATTCCGAAGGTGTGACCGTCGGCATGGACGTGACGTTCGCCGGCTTCCCCATCGGTCGCGTGCAGCGCATCGAGCTGTCCACCGAAGGCAAGGCGCGCGTGCTGGTGGACGTGCCGAAGAAGGACGCCCACTGGCTGCGCACCACCAGTATCTTCACGCTGGAAAAAGGCATCGTGGGCGGCGCCAAGCTGCGCGCCTTTACCGGCATTCCCACCGACCCGCCGCTGCCGCCAGGCGCCGAACGGGGCCTGCTGGTGGGCGACGCGGCCGCCGAGATTCCCAAGCTGCTGGCCGCCGCGCGCGACGTGCTGGCCAACGTGGCGGCGCTGACGGCGGAGGAGTCGGCGCTGGGCAGCAGCCTGAAAAACGTCCAGGGCGTGACAGAGAAACTGAACGGGCCCGGTGGCGCCATGGGCCTGATCGCGGGCGAGGACCGGAAGGCGCGCGAGCTGCTGGCCAATGCGAACTCGCTGATCGTGCGTGCCGACCGCCTGGTGGGCAATGCCGACAGCAAGGTGTTTGGCAAGGACGGCGTGGCCACCGATGCGCAGGCGGCCATCGTGCAGTTGAATGGCCTGCTGGCCGATGCCCGCAACAGCCTGAAGAAGATGGACGCCGTGCTGGTCGAGGCACAGGCCGTCGGCAAGAACGCCCGCGTGGCAACGGAAGACCTGGGCGCGCTGCGCGCCGACATCGACAGCAACCTGCGCCGCATCGAGCAGCTGGTCAACGAGATCAACCGCAAGTGGCCGTTCAAGCGCGAGACGGAGATCAAGCTGCCATGA
- a CDS encoding LysR family transcriptional regulator — protein sequence MDWDNARIFLAIHRAGTLRGAAARLDIDQATVGRRLAALEQSLNATLFLRTPSGYVATPAGEAAARSAALMEEAALQLQREMLGSDHRLAGVVRVATTDTLAVHFVMAALARLHDVHPDIAIELVVNTSIASLTRREADLAVRTLRPTEPDLISRHLARRAAGLFASRAYVERRGIPAIDAGLAGHDLVIFHPSVAPRQSRELGGASVADARVVMQVNTGMMLQEAVRAGLGIAELPIHMAGDDPGLVRIWPERQHWYDLYLVMHGDLGRSARVRAVAEAIVAGVPA from the coding sequence ATGGATTGGGACAACGCGCGCATCTTCCTTGCCATTCATCGCGCCGGCACCTTGCGCGGCGCCGCCGCGCGGCTGGACATCGACCAGGCCACCGTCGGCCGGCGCCTCGCCGCACTGGAGCAGTCGCTGAACGCGACGCTGTTCCTGCGCACGCCGTCAGGCTACGTCGCCACGCCGGCCGGGGAGGCGGCAGCGCGTTCGGCGGCCCTGATGGAGGAAGCGGCATTGCAGCTGCAGCGCGAGATGCTGGGCAGCGACCACCGTCTGGCGGGCGTCGTGCGGGTGGCGACGACGGACACGCTGGCCGTGCACTTCGTCATGGCCGCGCTGGCGCGCCTGCACGACGTCCACCCGGACATCGCCATCGAGCTGGTGGTGAACACGTCGATCGCCAGCCTGACGCGGCGCGAAGCCGACCTGGCCGTGCGTACATTGCGCCCGACGGAGCCGGACCTGATCTCGCGCCACCTGGCGCGCCGCGCCGCCGGCCTGTTCGCGAGCCGCGCCTACGTCGAGCGGCGCGGCATCCCCGCCATCGATGCGGGGCTGGCGGGCCACGACCTGGTGATTTTTCATCCGTCGGTGGCGCCACGCCAGTCACGCGAGCTGGGCGGCGCCAGCGTGGCCGATGCCCGCGTCGTCATGCAGGTCAATACCGGGATGATGCTGCAGGAGGCGGTACGGGCGGGGCTGGGGATTGCCGAGCTGCCGATCCACATGGCCGGCGACGATCCCGGGCTGGTGCGGATCTGGCCGGAGCGGCAGCACTGGTATGACCTTTATCTGGTCATGCACGGGGATCTGGGGCGGAGTGCGCGGGTGCGGGCGGTGGCGGAGGCGATTGTCGCTGGGGTGCCGGCGTAG
- a CDS encoding MlaE family ABC transporter permease produces the protein MITHASIFPSLRRIQRATVVWLTSWWRLLQFAVLVLTLAFTPSSYRKDNRNRLACQLVLSTAPNLLWFSILATLISLVIIRIVVVTAFSYGLSGYALEMVVRVLVLELIPLTVALFVALRTTLPAGVEFAQKRLANAAAAPAGSAGARTDPVEALRTEFFPRAAAGMFAVWLLGAVSCILTLVLTYLVIYGFTPYGLPGYTRVVGQIFNPSVALILVLKIAFFSFAVGLIPLASSYFDAAANPFVLRFRATHGLADMVRMFSVILLIEIASLMGNYY, from the coding sequence ATGATCACCCATGCATCAATCTTTCCCTCGCTGCGCCGCATCCAACGGGCCACCGTGGTCTGGCTGACGAGCTGGTGGCGCCTGCTGCAGTTCGCCGTCCTGGTGCTGACGCTGGCGTTCACGCCATCGAGCTACCGCAAGGACAACCGCAACCGCCTGGCGTGCCAGCTGGTGCTGTCGACGGCGCCGAACCTGCTGTGGTTCTCGATCCTGGCGACATTGATCAGCCTTGTCATCATCCGCATCGTCGTCGTCACCGCGTTCAGCTACGGCCTGTCCGGCTATGCGCTGGAGATGGTCGTCCGCGTGCTGGTGCTGGAGCTGATTCCGCTGACGGTCGCGCTGTTCGTGGCGCTGCGTACGACCCTGCCGGCCGGCGTGGAGTTCGCGCAGAAGCGCCTGGCCAATGCGGCCGCGGCCCCCGCGGGTTCCGCCGGCGCCCGCACCGATCCTGTCGAAGCGCTGCGCACCGAGTTCTTCCCGCGCGCGGCGGCCGGCATGTTCGCCGTCTGGCTGCTGGGCGCCGTCAGCTGCATCCTGACCCTAGTGCTGACCTACCTCGTCATCTATGGATTCACGCCCTACGGGCTGCCCGGTTACACGCGCGTGGTGGGCCAGATCTTCAATCCGTCCGTGGCGCTGATCCTGGTGCTGAAGATCGCGTTCTTCAGCTTTGCCGTCGGCCTGATTCCCCTCGCGTCGTCGTACTTCGATGCCGCCGCCAATCCGTTCGTGCTGCGCTTTCGCGCCACGCACGGCCTGGCCGACATGGTCCGTATGTTCTCCGTGATCCTGCTGATCGAAATCGCCTCGCTGATGGGCAACTACTACTGA
- the fos gene encoding fosfomycin resistance glutathione transferase, giving the protein MLSGLNHLTLAVLDLHRSVDFYRTLLGFRLHATWRAGAYLSLGDLWLCLSLDASRSSQPAPDYTHYAFSVAADQFDAFVARLLDHSVVEWKTNRSEGKSFYFLDPDGHKLEVHVGDLASRLSQCRLAPYDGMRLFD; this is encoded by the coding sequence ATGCTATCTGGACTAAACCATCTAACGCTTGCGGTCCTGGACCTGCACCGCAGTGTCGATTTTTACCGCACCTTGCTTGGCTTTCGACTCCATGCTACCTGGCGTGCAGGTGCCTACCTTTCGCTGGGCGACCTGTGGCTGTGCCTGTCGCTGGACGCGAGCAGGAGCTCACAGCCGGCACCCGACTATACGCACTATGCGTTCAGCGTGGCGGCGGACCAGTTCGACGCTTTCGTCGCCCGATTACTCGACCACAGCGTCGTCGAATGGAAGACGAATCGCAGTGAAGGTAAATCGTTCTATTTCCTGGATCCCGACGGGCACAAGCTGGAAGTCCACGTCGGCGACCTGGCCAGCCGGCTTTCCCAATGCCGCCTAGCTCCCTACGACGGCATGCGCTTGTTCGACTGA
- a CDS encoding MFS transporter, with the protein MLLLTLALGFVMAWIDVTAVNTALSDISADLHVPLVGLVWVVDGYTLTFAALLLAGGALADRIGAKRAYQAGLLVFLVGSVGCALAPSGALLVAARLLQGVGAALFMPSSLSLLAQSTTDERSRARMFGIWSALVSAAATVGPLAGGLLVHLFGWRSIFWLNVPLGVAALALTYVFIKAPPASARRPLALSSHAIAALALAALAFVLIEGPVLGWTSPSVLALTAVLLVLGAWAVRRERAGHAAMLPAALYGNGAFGATVAMGFLISFGFFAQLFVISLFLQQGQGIGALETGVRLLPMMAVTGMTNLLAGRVIARRGVRWPLLAGLGGAVSAALLLTMAGRTAAPNLVMACATLVTLALGLAIPAMTATVMQAGGRAYANSAAAALNATRQVGALVGVAVAGTVLHMADTWPLRLALVFGLTAAGLALAWLLVFLYVQRSAAAPAAALAD; encoded by the coding sequence ATGCTGCTGTTGACCCTGGCCCTGGGCTTCGTGATGGCCTGGATCGATGTAACGGCCGTGAACACGGCCCTGTCCGACATCTCGGCCGATCTGCACGTGCCGCTGGTGGGCCTGGTGTGGGTCGTCGACGGCTACACGCTGACGTTTGCCGCGCTGCTGCTGGCCGGCGGCGCGCTGGCCGACCGGATCGGTGCCAAGCGGGCCTACCAGGCCGGCCTGCTGGTGTTCCTGGTCGGCTCGGTAGGGTGCGCACTGGCGCCCAGTGGCGCGCTGCTGGTGGCGGCGCGCCTGCTGCAAGGTGTCGGCGCCGCGCTGTTCATGCCCAGTTCACTGAGCCTGCTGGCGCAGTCCACGACGGACGAGCGCTCGCGTGCCAGGATGTTCGGCATCTGGTCGGCGCTGGTCAGCGCGGCCGCCACCGTGGGACCGCTGGCCGGCGGCCTGCTGGTGCACCTGTTCGGCTGGCGCAGCATCTTCTGGCTCAACGTGCCGCTGGGCGTGGCCGCGCTGGCGCTGACGTACGTTTTCATCAAGGCGCCGCCCGCCAGCGCGCGCCGTCCGCTGGCATTGTCCAGCCACGCCATCGCGGCGCTCGCGCTGGCGGCGCTGGCGTTCGTCCTGATCGAAGGCCCGGTGCTGGGCTGGACGTCGCCGTCGGTGCTCGCGCTGACGGCGGTGCTGCTGGTGCTCGGGGCGTGGGCGGTACGACGCGAACGCGCCGGCCATGCCGCAATGCTGCCCGCCGCGTTGTACGGCAACGGCGCGTTCGGTGCCACCGTGGCGATGGGCTTCCTCATCAGCTTCGGCTTCTTTGCCCAGTTGTTCGTCATCAGCCTGTTCCTGCAGCAGGGCCAGGGCATCGGCGCCCTGGAGACGGGCGTGCGGCTGCTGCCGATGATGGCGGTGACGGGCATGACGAACCTTTTGGCCGGACGGGTGATCGCGCGGCGCGGGGTACGCTGGCCCTTGCTGGCGGGTCTTGGCGGCGCCGTCAGTGCGGCGCTGCTGCTGACGATGGCGGGGCGCACGGCAGCGCCGAACCTCGTGATGGCATGCGCAACCCTGGTGACGCTGGCGCTGGGACTGGCCATCCCGGCGATGACGGCCACCGTGATGCAGGCGGGCGGCCGGGCCTATGCCAACAGCGCGGCGGCGGCGCTGAACGCTACCCGCCAGGTCGGCGCGCTGGTGGGCGTGGCAGTTGCCGGCACGGTGCTGCACATGGCGGATACCTGGCCGCTGCGCCTGGCGCTGGTGTTCGGCCTCACGGCCGCCGGCCTGGCGCTGGCGTGGCTGCTGGTGTTTCTGTACGTGCAGCGCAGCGCGGCGGCGCCGGCGGCCGCGCTGGCCGACTAG
- the ribB gene encoding 3,4-dihydroxy-2-butanone-4-phosphate synthase, protein MFVNEVAAITPTLHSTDLPARIAAALDAMRKGVPVILLDDFDRENEADLIVAVDRLTVQTMAVLIRECSGIVCLCLTAERVRELELPPMAPENGSRYGTPFTVSIEAREGVTTGVSAQDRVTTVLAATRPGAQPHDIVRPGHVFPLRASPGGVLARAGHTEGSVDLAIMAGLQPAAVLCELMNPDGTMMRGDAIERFAVLHGMPILTIAEMIAWRRQHG, encoded by the coding sequence ATGTTTGTCAACGAAGTTGCTGCAATCACCCCTACCCTGCACAGTACCGACCTGCCCGCGCGCATCGCCGCGGCGCTGGACGCCATGCGCAAAGGCGTTCCCGTCATCCTGCTGGACGATTTCGACCGCGAGAACGAGGCCGACCTGATCGTGGCCGTCGACCGCCTCACCGTCCAGACCATGGCCGTCCTGATCCGCGAATGCAGCGGCATCGTCTGCCTGTGCCTGACCGCCGAGCGCGTGCGAGAACTCGAGCTGCCGCCGATGGCGCCCGAGAACGGCAGCCGCTATGGCACGCCGTTTACCGTATCGATCGAGGCACGCGAGGGCGTCACCACCGGCGTCTCGGCGCAGGACCGCGTGACGACCGTGCTGGCCGCCACCCGACCAGGCGCGCAGCCGCACGACATCGTGCGGCCCGGCCACGTGTTCCCGCTGCGCGCCAGTCCCGGCGGCGTGCTGGCGCGCGCCGGCCACACGGAAGGCTCGGTCGACCTGGCCATCATGGCGGGCCTGCAGCCGGCCGCCGTGCTGTGCGAGCTGATGAACCCCGACGGCACCATGATGCGGGGCGACGCCATCGAACGGTTCGCCGTCCTGCATGGCATGCCGATCCTGACGATTGCCGAGATGATCGCCTGGCGCCGCCAGCACGGCTGA